The following proteins are co-located in the Ictalurus punctatus breed USDA103 chromosome 14, Coco_2.0, whole genome shotgun sequence genome:
- the rragcb gene encoding ras-related GTP binding Cb, which yields MSVQQGRESLNTGANHHHHHHHHHHHHLPLHPHLHPLPPPPPHLHVRKEEGLCRDGLGYGVEQDSEEEEDILAAQDSDQPRILLMGLRRSGKSSIQKVVFHKMSPSETLFLESTNKIFKDDISSSSFVHFQIWDFPGQVDFLDPTFDYEMIFRGTGALIFVIDAQDDYMEALGRLHLTVSRAFRVNPNINFEVFVHKVDGLSDDHKIETQRDIHQRANDDLADASLDKLHLSLYLTSIYDHSIFEAFSKVVQKLIPQLPTLENLLNIFISNSGIEKAFLFDVLSKIYVATDSSPVDMQSYELCCDMIDVVLDVSCIYGLKEDGSGTAYDEDSLAIIKLNNTTVLYLKEVTKFLALVCILREESFEKKGLIDYNFHCLRKAIHEVFEMTVVRRNCLEDLLGDSGGSSSSAVKAPVLNGTPRGLV from the exons ATGTCGGTGCAGCAGGGCAGAGAGAGCCTGAATACCGGGgcaaatcatcatcatcatcatcatcaccaccatcaccaccaccttcctctccatcctcacctccatcctcttcctcctcctcctcctcatcttcatGTCCGGAAAGAGGAGGGTTTGTGTAGAGATGGTTTGGGTTACGGTGTAGAGCAGGacagtgaggaagaggaggacatTTTAGCTGCACAGGACAGCGACCAGCCCAGAATCCTGCTGATGGGGCTCAGGCGCAGCGGCAAGTCCTCCATACAGAAg GTGGTCTTCCACAAGATGTCCCCGAGCGAGACGCTGTTCCTGGAGAGCACTAACAAGATCTTCAAAGACGACATCAGCAGCAGCTCCTTTGTTCATTTCCAGATCTGGGATTTCCCGGGGCAGGTGGACTTCCTCGACCCCACGTTTGATTACGAGATGATTTTCAGAGGCACCGGAGCGCTCATCTTCGTCATCGATGCACAG GACGATTACATGGAGGCTCTGGGAAGGCTACACCTCACCGTGTCCCGCGCCTTCCGAGTCAACCCCAACATCAACTTCGAGGTGTTCGTGCACAAGGTGGACGGCCTTTCAGACGACCACAAGATCGAGACGCAGAGAGACATCCACCAGAGGGCTAATGACGACCTGGCAGACGCCAGCCTCGACAAGCTGCACCTCAG cctTTACTTGACCAGCATCTATGACCACTCGATATTTGAGGCGTTCAGTAAAGTGGTGCAGAAGCTCATCCCTCAGCTGCCCACGCTGGAGAACCTCCTCAACATCTTCatatcg aactCAGGGATCGAGAAGGCGTTCCTCTTTGATGTTCTCAGTAAGATCTACGTGGCCACAGACAGCTCTCCTGTGGACATGCAGTCGTACGAGCTGTGCTGCGACATGATCGACGTGGTCCTCGACGTCTCCTGCATTTATGG GCTGAAGGAGGACGGCAGTGGCACTGCATATGATGAAGACTCTTTGGCCATCATTAAGCTGAACAACACCACTGTGCTCTACCTGAAGGAGGTCACCAAGTTCCTGGCGCTGGTGTGTATCCTGAGAGAGGAGAGCTTCGAGAAgaaag GTCTGATAGACTACAATTTCCACTGTCTGAGGAAGGCCATACACGAGGTGTTCGAGATGACGGTGGTCCGAAGGAACTGCTTAGAAGATCTGCTCGGTGACTCTggcggcagcagcagcagcgctgTTAAAGCGCCGGTGCTTAACGGCACCCCTAGAGGCCTGGTGTGA